A window of Roseofilum reptotaenium CS-1145 contains these coding sequences:
- the rpsQ gene encoding 30S ribosomal protein S17: MPVKERVGTVISNKMQKTVVVAIENRSAHPKYGKTVVKTKHYKAHDEDNQCKEGDRVLIKESRPLSRTKRWTVSEILESR; this comes from the coding sequence ATGCCTGTCAAAGAACGAGTGGGTACTGTAATTAGCAATAAAATGCAGAAGACCGTGGTGGTAGCGATTGAAAACCGCAGCGCCCACCCCAAATACGGTAAAACCGTAGTCAAAACCAAGCATTACAAAGCCCACGACGAAGACAACCAATGTAAAGAAGGCGATCGCGTCTTAATTAAAGAGTCTCGTCCCCTGAGTCGAACCAAACGTTGGACTGTCAGTGAGATCCTAGAATCTCGTTAG